A genomic segment from Leptotrichia sp. OH3620_COT-345 encodes:
- the grdC gene encoding glycine/sarcosine/betaine reductase complex component C subunit beta has product MNYPVFKGAGYVLVHTPDMIESGSTCSIEKITNPDSEFLQNIKNHIRTYEEVVNYLPNQVYIGKKTPEELNTYPMPWYDIKDQKGDRYGKFGQIVPQDEFLAIMKLSDAFDLVKLSEEFIKEVLPKVEKNFSELSHLFGQLKGSDISDMSDADQPLVHDGKVVGYVKRAHDVDPNLNSHVMFENLVVKASGIISALELLKASKVNPQDIDYVIECSEEACGDVNQRGGGNFAKAIAEAANLTNATGSDLRGFCAAPTHALISAAALVKSGVYKNVMVVAGGATAKLGMNAKDHVKKGIPVLEDVLGGFAVLISENDGVNPIIRTDLVGKHNVGTGSSPQAVISALVTPGLDKAGLKITDVDVYSVEMQNPDITMAAGAGNVPEANYKMIGALAVLRKEMEKANLKSFIEEKGLPGWAPTQGHIPSGVPYVGFLCDDLTTGNKNRAMIVGKGSLFLGRMTNLFDGVSFIAERNTGMKAEESSVSKDEIKKIIAESIKKLAQNIAEE; this is encoded by the coding sequence ATGAATTATCCAGTATTTAAAGGAGCAGGATATGTGCTAGTTCATACTCCGGACATGATTGAAAGCGGTTCGACATGTTCAATAGAAAAAATAACAAATCCTGATTCGGAATTTTTGCAAAATATAAAAAATCATATAAGAACATACGAAGAAGTAGTTAATTATTTGCCGAATCAAGTGTACATAGGGAAAAAAACTCCTGAAGAATTGAACACTTATCCGATGCCTTGGTATGATATAAAAGATCAGAAAGGGGATCGTTACGGAAAATTCGGTCAGATAGTTCCTCAAGATGAATTTTTAGCAATAATGAAATTATCTGATGCTTTTGATTTAGTAAAGTTGTCAGAGGAATTTATAAAAGAAGTATTACCGAAAGTAGAAAAAAATTTTAGTGAACTGTCTCATTTATTCGGACAGTTAAAAGGTTCGGATATCAGTGATATGAGCGATGCGGATCAACCACTGGTACATGACGGAAAAGTTGTGGGATATGTTAAAAGAGCCCATGATGTAGATCCTAACTTGAATTCACATGTAATGTTTGAAAATCTTGTAGTAAAAGCATCAGGTATAATATCTGCGTTGGAACTGCTAAAAGCTTCCAAAGTAAATCCTCAGGATATAGATTATGTTATAGAATGTTCAGAAGAAGCATGTGGGGATGTGAATCAGCGTGGAGGAGGAAACTTCGCCAAAGCTATAGCTGAAGCTGCCAACCTTACAAATGCCACAGGGTCTGATTTGAGAGGTTTCTGTGCGGCACCTACGCATGCGTTGATAAGTGCTGCCGCTTTAGTTAAATCAGGTGTTTATAAAAATGTTATGGTAGTTGCAGGAGGAGCAACTGCAAAACTTGGAATGAACGCTAAAGATCATGTTAAGAAAGGAATACCCGTACTGGAAGACGTACTTGGAGGATTTGCAGTTCTTATTTCGGAAAATGATGGTGTAAATCCAATAATCAGAACTGATTTAGTAGGAAAACACAATGTAGGAACAGGATCTTCTCCACAAGCTGTTATATCAGCATTGGTAACTCCGGGACTAGATAAGGCAGGATTAAAAATAACAGATGTAGATGTTTACTCCGTAGAAATGCAGAATCCTGATATAACAATGGCGGCGGGTGCAGGGAATGTACCTGAAGCAAACTATAAAATGATAGGAGCTCTGGCTGTATTACGTAAAGAAATGGAAAAAGCCAACTTGAAATCATTTATAGAAGAAAAAGGATTGCCGGGATGGGCTCCAACACAAGGACATATTCCATCGGGAGTACCTTATGTGGGATTCCTTTGTGATGATTTGACTACAGGAAATAAAAACAGAGCTATGATTGTTGGAAAAGGAAGTCTGTTCTTAGGAAGAATGACAAACTTATTTGACGGTGTATCATTCATAGCTGAAAGAAATACAGGGATGAAAGCCGAAGAAAGTTCAGTGTCTAAAGATGAAATTAAAAAGATAATAGCTGAATCAATTAAAAAACTTGCTCAGAATATTGCAGAAGAGTAG